The following proteins are encoded in a genomic region of Garra rufa chromosome 22, GarRuf1.0, whole genome shotgun sequence:
- the p4ha1a gene encoding prolyl 4-hydroxylase subunit alpha-1a isoform X1: protein MGVRSVCCILLISLLKSSSAHNDFFTSIGHMTDLLFTEKDLVTSLKDYIKAEESKLEQVKQWAEKLDALTATATQDPEGFLGHPVNAFKLMKRLNTEWGEVEDLVLKDMSDGFISNLTIQRQYFPNDEDQTGAAKALLRLQDTYQLDTQTISSGNLPGATTTSLQFKSTLTAEDCYELGKIAYTDADYYHTELWMTQALKQLDEGEESSVDIVTVLDYLSYSVYQQGELERALEQTKRLLSVDSQHQRALGNLKYFDYQLAKQKKAENEQSAKEENKKEQEKTAGKGDYLPERRKYEQLCRGQGIRMSPRRQSRLFCRYHDNNRHPYYTIGPVKQEDEWDRPRIIRYHEIITEKEMEKIKELAKPRLRRATISNPITGVLETAHYRISKSAWLAAYEHPVVDRINQRIEDITGLDVKTAEELQVANYGVGGQYEPHFDFGRKDEPDAFKELGTGNRIATWLFYMSDVSAGGATVFPEVGASVKPMKGSAVFWYNLFASGEGDYSTRHAACPVLLGNKWVSNKWIHERGQEFRRPCGLKEKD from the exons GCCACATGACAGATTTGCTGTTCACAGAAAAAGACCTGGTGACGTCATTGAAAGATTATATCAAAGCAGAGGAGAGCAAACTGGAGCAAGTGAAACA gTGGGCTGAGAAGCTAGATGCTTTAACAGCGACAGCCACACAGGACCCAGAGGGCTTTTTGGGTCACCCTGTCAATGCCTTTAAACTCATGAAGAGACTAAACACGGAGTGGGGTGAAGTGGAAGACCTCGTGCTCAAGGACATGTCTGACG GTTTTATCTCAAACCTGACCATTCAGCGTCAGTATTTCCCTAATGATGAAGACCAGACCGGTGCAGCCAAAGCTCTTCTCCGACTGCAGGACACCTATCAATTAGACACACAAACCATCTCTTCTGGAAATCTGCCTG GTGCTACTACTACAAGCTTACAGTTTAAAAGCACCCTGACGGCAGAGGATTGTTATGAGCTGGGAAAAATTGCTTACACCGATGCAGACTACTACCACACAGAGTTATGGATGACCCAGGCACTAAAGCAACTGGATGAAGGAGAGGAATCCAGTGTTGACATTGTGACTGTGCTGGACTACCTCAGCTACTCTGTCTACCAGCAGGGGGAGCTGGAGAGAGCTCTGGAACAAACTAAGAGACTGCTGAGTGTGG ATTCTCAGCACCAGAGAGCACTTGGGAACCTAAAGTATTTTGACTACCAGCTAGCCAAACAGAAGAAGGCTGAAAATGAGCAGAGTGCCAAGGAAGAgaacaaaaaagaacaagaaaAGACGGCTGGGAAAGGGGACTATCTCCCTGAAAGGAGGAAATATGAGCAGCTATGTAGAGGACAAGGAATCAGAATG AGCCCTCGCAGACAGAGCCGTTTGTTCTGCCGCTACCATGACAACAACAGACATCCTTATTACACGATCGGCCCAGTGAAACAAGAGGATGAATGGGACCGTCCACGTATCATCCGATACCATGAAATTATAACAGAAAAAGAAATGGAGAAGATCAAGGAGTTGGCCAAACCAAGG CTGCGCAGAGCCACCATCTCCAACCCCATTACTGGTGTCCTAGAGACCGCCCACTATCGCATCAGTAAAAG TGCGTGGTTGGCAGCCTATGAGCATCCAGTTGTGGATCGCATAAATCAGCGCATAGAAGACATCACAGGCCTCGATGTCAAAACAGCAGAAGAACTACAG gTGGCAAATTATGGTGTTGGTGGACAATATGAGCCTCACTTTGACTTTGGACGG AAAGATGAACCAGATGCCTTCAAAGAGCTGGGCACAGGAAATCGAATAGCGACCTGGCTCTTCTAT ATGAGTGATGTATCAGCAGGGGGCGCCACAGTCTTTCCAGAAGTTGGAGCTTCAGTAAAGCCAATGAAG GGTTCAGCGGTATTCTGGTATAATCTGTTTGCCAGCGGAGAGGGAGATTACAGCACGAGACACGCAGCTTGTCCAGTACTGCTGGGTAACAAGTGGG TGTCAAATAAATGGATCCACGAGAGAGGTCAGGAATTCAGGAGACCATGCGGCCTGAAAGAGAAAGATTGA
- the p4ha1a gene encoding prolyl 4-hydroxylase subunit alpha-1a isoform X2: protein MGVRSVCCILLISLLKSSSAHNDFFTSIGHMTDLLFTEKDLVTSLKDYIKAEESKLEQVKQWAEKLDALTATATQDPEGFLGHPVNAFKLMKRLNTEWGEVEDLVLKDMSDGFISNLTIQRQYFPNDEDQTGAAKALLRLQDTYQLDTQTISSGNLPGATTTSLQFKSTLTAEDCYELGKIAYTDADYYHTELWMTQALKQLDEGEESSVDIVTVLDYLSYSVYQQGELERALEQTKRLLSVDSQHQRALGNLKYFDYQLAKQKKAENEQSAKEENKKEQEKTAGKGDYLPERRKYEQLCRGQGIRMSPRRQSRLFCRYHDNNRHPYYTIGPVKQEDEWDRPRIIRYHEIITEKEMEKIKELAKPRLRRATVHDPQTGKLTTAQYRVSKSAWLAAYEHPVVDRINQRIEDITGLDVKTAEELQVANYGVGGQYEPHFDFGRKDEPDAFKELGTGNRIATWLFYMSDVSAGGATVFPEVGASVKPMKGSAVFWYNLFASGEGDYSTRHAACPVLLGNKWVSNKWIHERGQEFRRPCGLKEKD, encoded by the exons GCCACATGACAGATTTGCTGTTCACAGAAAAAGACCTGGTGACGTCATTGAAAGATTATATCAAAGCAGAGGAGAGCAAACTGGAGCAAGTGAAACA gTGGGCTGAGAAGCTAGATGCTTTAACAGCGACAGCCACACAGGACCCAGAGGGCTTTTTGGGTCACCCTGTCAATGCCTTTAAACTCATGAAGAGACTAAACACGGAGTGGGGTGAAGTGGAAGACCTCGTGCTCAAGGACATGTCTGACG GTTTTATCTCAAACCTGACCATTCAGCGTCAGTATTTCCCTAATGATGAAGACCAGACCGGTGCAGCCAAAGCTCTTCTCCGACTGCAGGACACCTATCAATTAGACACACAAACCATCTCTTCTGGAAATCTGCCTG GTGCTACTACTACAAGCTTACAGTTTAAAAGCACCCTGACGGCAGAGGATTGTTATGAGCTGGGAAAAATTGCTTACACCGATGCAGACTACTACCACACAGAGTTATGGATGACCCAGGCACTAAAGCAACTGGATGAAGGAGAGGAATCCAGTGTTGACATTGTGACTGTGCTGGACTACCTCAGCTACTCTGTCTACCAGCAGGGGGAGCTGGAGAGAGCTCTGGAACAAACTAAGAGACTGCTGAGTGTGG ATTCTCAGCACCAGAGAGCACTTGGGAACCTAAAGTATTTTGACTACCAGCTAGCCAAACAGAAGAAGGCTGAAAATGAGCAGAGTGCCAAGGAAGAgaacaaaaaagaacaagaaaAGACGGCTGGGAAAGGGGACTATCTCCCTGAAAGGAGGAAATATGAGCAGCTATGTAGAGGACAAGGAATCAGAATG AGCCCTCGCAGACAGAGCCGTTTGTTCTGCCGCTACCATGACAACAACAGACATCCTTATTACACGATCGGCCCAGTGAAACAAGAGGATGAATGGGACCGTCCACGTATCATCCGATACCATGAAATTATAACAGAAAAAGAAATGGAGAAGATCAAGGAGTTGGCCAAACCAAGG CTCAGGCGCGCCACTGTGCATGACCCTCAAACTGGCAAACTCACCACCGCCCAGTACAGAGTCTCCAAGAG TGCGTGGTTGGCAGCCTATGAGCATCCAGTTGTGGATCGCATAAATCAGCGCATAGAAGACATCACAGGCCTCGATGTCAAAACAGCAGAAGAACTACAG gTGGCAAATTATGGTGTTGGTGGACAATATGAGCCTCACTTTGACTTTGGACGG AAAGATGAACCAGATGCCTTCAAAGAGCTGGGCACAGGAAATCGAATAGCGACCTGGCTCTTCTAT ATGAGTGATGTATCAGCAGGGGGCGCCACAGTCTTTCCAGAAGTTGGAGCTTCAGTAAAGCCAATGAAG GGTTCAGCGGTATTCTGGTATAATCTGTTTGCCAGCGGAGAGGGAGATTACAGCACGAGACACGCAGCTTGTCCAGTACTGCTGGGTAACAAGTGGG TGTCAAATAAATGGATCCACGAGAGAGGTCAGGAATTCAGGAGACCATGCGGCCTGAAAGAGAAAGATTGA